The Limosilactobacillus panis DNA segment TGCGACCGTCTCCTGAATTTCCAGGCCGATGAAGTTGACCTCTGGGTGGGCCTTGGCCATTCCGATGATGAACTGGCCCTTTCCCATCCCCACTTCCAGGTGAATTGGCTGGAGCTTTTCAAAGCGTTCTTGCCACTTCCCCTTCACTTCTTCAGCATTCGTCACCATTTTCTCTGGGTGGGCCGCTATTAACGGTGCTGCCCATTTTTTATGTTTTACACGCATATTAATATTCCTCGCTCAGTTTTTTCATTCGTAGTTTAAAGTAAAAGTGGGTTAAAAAGGCAAGCTCGATGCCCGCTAAGACAAGGTTGGTCAAGAACTGCCCCCAGTCAACCCGGAGGCCAATGCTGGCAATAACGATCAGCCCCGATTCAATCAGGGTCACCCGGGCTAACAGATACTGGAAGTCCGCCACCCGCTCATTTTTGGTAACCGGGTACAGGTGGGTAAAAACATTCCCGTCGTACTGGTCAAAGAGCGGCATTAACTGGGTGGCAATTAAGTAGATGAATAACAGGGCCATAACCGTATTCAACCAGTGAACCGGAATCAAGAAGGTGAGGACCATCCCCAAGACAGTCAACCGACTGACAATTCCACTAATCTCGGTGTTACGGACAAAGCCCCGGGCGTAGATGTACGACCAGGGATGCTTGCCAACCGTCAGCCACTTGATCAGGCCCGTTGCCCACTTCCGTCGTTTGACATTCCCCTGGACACTTGGGACGTCGGTAAAGAGGTTAAAGAAGCGGTAGACGCTGTACATCCGGTCCTCTTCCATCTTGATAGCCGCCCGCCAATCAACCATCAAATCACGGTATACCAACCGCATTGCTAGGTCTACGACGATTGCCACGATAAGACCCACCGTGGGGGTCACCAGCCAGGTTGCTAAGGCCGCTAGGGCGGGGTTAACCCAGTACTCTGCCCGGGTCCGCCACTGAAAACGCGCCC contains these protein-coding regions:
- a CDS encoding ABC transporter permease — translated: MNNLFATRRQRHFMMLLKYWRLVFNDHFVIALFFLFGALAYGYGQWLPTLGPHLWWSRWLLVIWFVAIAQFGRLATLLKRPDPVFLLPQVTAMEAYLKKAFFYSLLLGELITIAGTFVALPFAMTTEKLSTVDIVFIFLTAMVSKDDWLFTARKSISMRWARFQWRTRAEYWVNPALAALATWLVTPTVGLIVAIVVDLAMRLVYRDLMVDWRAAIKMEEDRMYSVYRFFNLFTDVPSVQGNVKRRKWATGLIKWLTVGKHPWSYIYARGFVRNTEISGIVSRLTVLGMVLTFLIPVHWLNTVMALLFIYLIATQLMPLFDQYDGNVFTHLYPVTKNERVADFQYLLARVTLIESGLIVIASIGLRVDWGQFLTNLVLAGIELAFLTHFYFKLRMKKLSEEY